GTTTACGGCCGGCTCTTGGTTCTTCATGCCTCTCTCCCGCTGATCTTCTTATTCCCTTTGGTGATTTGGTGAAGCCACGCACGTGCCTAATGTTctcgtcgccggcgacggcgcGGGGTACCACGGGGAGAACTCGCCGCCGCCGGCGTCTGATCCGGACGAGCTGCGGCGCCGGGCGGcgaaggagaggataagggcgcGGATCCTGCGGGAGGAGGCGGAGGCCATGGCGCTCGAGGCCGAGGTCCGCCGTGAGCTCATGGAGGAGCGCGCCAGGTTGCTCGTGGGGCTGGCCGGCGTGTCCGAACATGGGGCGGCGCCATCGCTGAAGACAGCGTCGCCGTACTTTCATGAGGTTTGCTGATCTGAGGATTCAACCTTTTGCTGCTCTGAGGATTCAACCTGTTGAATCTAGGTCTCCGGCTCCTTTTCATCCCCTAACTATTCCAATATCTGTGTTCTTCTCCAGTCTGTGCAGGCCGGGTCGAAAGTAGACGTGTCTGCTGCTGTGCCAGGCAAGCGGAAAAACCCTGATGTACATGATGCATCTGCTGTTTTGGCGGCCACCGGAAGCAAGAAGCCGAAGTCAGGCCTGACTTGCACGGTGTGCAACATCACGGCAACCAGTGAGGTTGCCCTGCAAGAGCACCTCAGAGGGAAGAGCCACGTGAGGAAGGCCGGTAAACATGCGCAGCTTCACCCAGAGGAGGATGTGGTAATAAAATTCGTGTTTGTTTTGAATACATGAATTCATACTAATTCATACTAACCTTCAACAAGTTTTATGTCTGGGCTTGAGTCCATAGCCCAGGCTACTGCAATTCTTTTTTGTTGACACCTTGATGCCCTACTGATAATATTGTTGTATTCAGTattcactactccctccgtctcacaatataagagtgtttttgacactatACAATAGTATTCTTGAATTACCTACATTTTACAGCCCAGCTAGCTAGAGTGGCTTGGTTAGATGTAACTTGTAACACCGGTAAATCACACATTTTGAGGGACATAAATAGGTCTCGACTGCTTCTGATTTTACTATGAATACAAACAACAAATAGTGCTAAGGCTTGCAACAATTCAAGATATTTACATGTCATCTTGTTACCAAATACCAACAATTTGTACTAACCTTCtacttgttttttttcttttaatactccctctgttcacttttataaggcttTGTAGACGTTTCAGATATTGTGCAAAACAGCTCAATTTcacttgtctgaaacgacttataaaagtgaacggagggagtaggaaaaaTAGATCCATTGATGGTGTATATATATTGTTGATAATAGTTTTTTTCATTTGTGAGAGATAAAGATTATTTCTTATATGTGTCAAAGAATTGACTGGTGTTTGTGTTTGATGCAGTTCAGCTTGAAGGTAAATAGGTCGGCAGCCTTACAGGCCAAGGGGCAAAACCCTGGTATTGTTGCCCCTTTGATGGCTTTCGCTGAAAAAAGTTGCGACAACTTGGGCTTGAACTGCACGGCATGCGGCATCACAGCAAGCAGTCAGAAGAACATGCAAGATCACCTCAAAGGGAAAATTCATATGAGGAAGACTGCCATGCTCGCGCAGCCATTGCCTAAGAAGGATGGGGTAAGGAATATGGTTTGGACTTTGCCAACCCTACCCAAATTCAACAAAACAATATATTTGTTTTACTGCAGCGTGGTTAACTATAATATTTATAGTTTCCTATGAGGCTACTTGAATCGGTTGTACTTCCAACTCATTTATTGACCACAATACTGCCTGCTTACAAATATGTAACACCCCCTCAAATTTTGAGCCTAACTTTGACTACAAATTTGACTAATAAAATCTGAGTTCTATGCCACAAAAAATATATCACTGATTTTGTATCTGAAAGAAGTTTTGAACGCTATAGTTTTTGTGGCATATAACTGACATTTTATTAGTCAAATTTATTGTTAAAGTTAGGCTCAAAGTTGGAGAGGGTCTTATATGCTTGAAAGTAGGTATTATTCTGATCCTATTAGTAAAAGTGCTCGTTCTTTTGTATATAGAAAGGGCCCGAACTGCAAATCCAGTACATGGCAAATGTGTATCATGATTTCTGGAACATAAAGAGGTCTCAAAGGCTATTTAATCATGATTGCTGAGAAACCAATTTTATGTGTCCTTACAAATGTCCTTGGTCCTAGTTTCTAGTGTACTAAAATGTTTGCATTCTTCCATTATCTTTGAATATTAAGAGGTGCTAGAGAAGCACAGGAGCTTGTGACAAGGGATTTTCTATACCTAGGGACATATGAATCCTATAGCATGATACGGCTAACAAAATTTTGTATAAGTTTGATAAAATACGAAATAAATCATGCTCATAGAGGATGGATACAAGTATATGCGTCTAAAAATTAAGACTTAAATATGACCTGTAACTTACACCATTCCTTGTTTAAGTTATAAAGTTTACACGCTCATACTTGTATCCATCCCTAATTTCATGATTTATGTCGTATTTTGCTGAAACTTATGCGCATATTTTTAGGGTGTATAAGGTTCTGATGTACTCCCTTCATTCCGTAATTCTTGTTGTGGTTTCAGTTCAAAAACATAGATTCATCGTCAATGCCACTTCAACAACTTGGTATTCCAGGAAATTTCACTATCAATGTTGCAGCGAGGGATGTGCCACTAGTGTCTTTCCAAGTTTTGTGTTAGTGCCATCTCAGTCCCTTTCCTGTCAATCTCTCCTTCCCTGACCTGACCTGACCTGACCATGTGATGTTTCGGTTTTGCACTGTCCCTTCGAATGGTTCGAATCGATCAACCATGTTTGGTTTGATCAGATATCATATTTTGACATCTTGTCATTTCTCAAGACGTGATGGGGAAAAACCAGCCAAGGTTGATCGATTTGAACGGTTTGAAAAGACAGCAAAACATGAAACATCACATGGTTAGAGAAGGAGAGAGTGACAGAAAAGGGACTGAGATGGCACTAGCACAAAGCTACGAAAACATTAGTGGCATATGTCTGAATACAACATTTTTGTTACGATGAGGGATTTTTGCCTTTGTTCTTCCACAGGTCTCCGTAACCTAAACGAGTGTCTGCTTAGTGAAGTTTGTGTTTGTTCATGCAGGTCTGCTCAAAACCAAATGCATCAGCAGCCGTGCTACCGGCCAAGCGGAAGAACTTCGACGTTGTCCCAGCCACATCCACCCTTTCAGCCGGGCCAAGCAGCAAGAATCAGAAGCGAGACTTGACCTGCACGGCAACCAGCGAGAAGGGCACGAAGGATCACCTCAAAGGGAAGGCTCACATGAAGATGGCGGCCTCGCTTGCCCCTGGGGAAGCGGAGGAAGAGGCAGAGGTGGAAGGCGGCTACATGCCGAGGAAGTTCCATATGCTGACAGACTCCGGGACATTGTGCGAGGTGGTGCAGCTGAACGGCTCCATCCTCTGCGAGGTGTGCGACGTGCAGACCGCTGACATTGTTACCATGATGTGCCACCTACAGGGGACCAAGCACGTATCCAAGCAAGCCAAGCAGAAGCAGTGCGAAGCCGTGGAACCACCGGCAGCCGTCGCTGCTGGTGGCGACGGGCCAGGATCAGAAATGGTGCCCGTGGGGGGCAATGACGTGGGCCGGGTGGACGGTGGCTCCCTGCTGTGCGAGCTCTGCAACGTGAAGGTGCCGTCGGAGTGCGCCATGCAGTCTCACCTGTCCGGCAGGAAGCACACCAACAAGGCAAAGGTGGCTGCAGTTGGTGTCGGTGCATGTGGCAATGGGTCAGCATCAGAAACTGTGCCCATGGAGGCGAATGGCGTGTGCCGACTGGACGGCGGCATCCTGCTGTGCAAGCTCTGCAACGTCAAGGCCCCGTCGGAGTGCGTCATGCAGACTCACCTGTCCGGCAGGAagcacaccaacaaacagaaggccACCGTTGAAGCCGGTGCAGGACAGGGGGTGAAGAAGGCTGCCGCCGCCACTATGATCGGCAGCCCATCCAAGGAAGCCACCTCCATCGTCGTCAATGGCAGTGATGACTCGGTGAAGAAACCAGCAGCAAGAGAGATGGAGGTAGCTGTGTCATCGGCAGGACAGGGGGTGAAGAAGGCTGCCGCCACCCCCGTGATCGGCAGCCCATCCAAGGAAGCCGCCTCCATCGTCGTCAATGGCAGCGATGACTCAGTGAAGAAACCAGCAGCGGGAGAGATGGAGGTAGCTTTGTCATCGGCAGGACAGGGGGTGAAGAAGTCTGCCACCGCCATGATCGACAGCTCATCCAAGGAAGCGGCCTCCATCGTCGTCAATGGGAGCGATGACTCCATGAAGAAACCAGCAGCGGGAGATATGGAGGTGGTAGTGTCATCGGCAACGCCTCAAGTGGATGTTGCCGCCCCGGTCTGCACCCGTGTCTCCTCCGTGGCCCCAATGGAAGTAGATGAAGGTGCAGGGGCCGGACATGGTGCTGCCAAAGCTGAAGAACAAAAGAAAGCTGATGCCGAGGAAGAGGGAGCCGTGGAGATCGACGGAGGCCCCGCCGTGACCGGCGAGGAGTATTACATCAAGGTGGAGGGCAAGCTGTTCGTCACGCTGCGTCAGGCGGACGACAGCCTCTCGTGCAGCCTGTGTGGCGTGCACGGCTGCGACAAGCGCGGCATGATCAGTCACCTCTACACCAGGGACCACTGGCGCAGAGCCCGTCTCGCCGAGGAGAAGAAGTGGGCACCGGAGGCAGCGCTAGAGGCGGTGAACAATGGCGGCGACGGCGTCCCGGTCACTGATGGAGCGGCTCAGGTTGACAACTGAGGGCAACCGTGCGTGACTATGCATGGGACGGCGGTGTACTGAACTCTGAACATTCTAGTAATGTACTGTATGTGTGTATGGGCTGTTGAGACTTCAGTACAATTGTTGGGCCCTTGTGGGTTTGTGAGAGAACTTGAAACTATCTGAGAATTTCCTACAATTTCCTTCCAAGTATTTTCTGCCAGTATCTTTTGCTAGTACTATTTACTAACTTGTTGATTGTTGTCAAATCAGACATGAAACTCAAGAATCGTATCTTCTGGCTGCTGAAAGATATCATCAGGAGAAGGGAGAAGTTCAAAGCAGCAGGGTTACAGAGGCAGGCATGTAAAAGGATGTAAATAAATAAACAAAACTGCAGAGCCATGCATGAAATACTGCCAGCAAGAAGGATGGCCTGTTCAGATATGGTGCGGCCTACTCAGCATATCTTCATATGCACTGCATGACTTCTGATGAAGCATGAATAACTTTCTGCCTGAAATGACCAGATCTTTTAAAACTTAAAGCTTTATATTGAGGGTAAACAGGGCACATTATCCAAGAAAAAGGTGCAACAGGTAATTCATGTAACCTCTGTTCAACAGGCTAAAAGATAGAATAACATACTAGTTGACGATATACCCATCACATGAATTCATTGCAAGGTTTCAATTCTTATGCAGTTTTTTGCCCTTCCTCTGAAtcccttagctagcttaaaaatctcCCCCTTGTTCATCTTTGAGCTCTTGACTCACACAATATTTCATCCCTATATTCATAACATCCAAGAAAATGGAGCAAATTATGAATTACTGCAATGAGATAGAAGTTCAGAGTACACGCAAATACTTAAGACATTGTTTATTCCCGAGTAGGAGATGCATATGAATAAAACGTACTTAAAGACAGTTATTTTCGGCCTAGACTTCTCCACGAACCAGTTTAAGCTTCTCTACCTACAGGAGATGTGGCACAGAGAAGCCCTGAGAAACCGTGTTGTCAGTTCTTCTGTCCCGTAGCTTATTTTCTAAAGAAAAATCCATGGACTGTAATTGTGTGATTTTGTATTTATATATTGTGTAATTTCTTGCTTGTTTATCATAGATGTTATGAACATCATAAAAATAAATATTACaacaaaataagatggcattggaaCTTACAAACATGGCTATTGGAACATACAATCAACGACAGTATAATTTTGTTGAATACTTCACTAAGGTTGTTCACAACCAGATCGGTCTTGCAATCATGATTCATAGCAAACCTAGCCCAACCAGAAACACGAATTTTGTTTAGCCACACCCAGGCTTCCTCACACTCTGCTTTCAGCTCTGCCATGCCCATTTCATGGCCATGTTTAGTGTAGGAATACCTTGCCTTGTCCACGCACTTCTttaattctttagatctaaaaccaGCAGATTAAAAGTTTGCATAGATGTGCCTAAGACATTATATCTGAGGAGAGTCAGGGAACACCTCATTTATTGCCTTAAGAAGACCCTATGTATTCATAAAAGTAATTCCCCATTAGCCAGGTGTAAACATTGCAAATATAAGAAAATGCAAGTGACTGTTTGCTTACCTTTTGCCTGTGAGAGATTATGGTGTATGTTCCAAATTTGTTTCTTCTtaattgatttctcaacttgaagatcattaacttgagtcttcttgggaagtggcctttcttcaacttgactttGAACTTgaggcctcttcccttgttgcttgtcactatgaggtttcttcttcaatgggcaagatctaacatgatgcccttcaatcttgcacttgaagcaaacaatattggtcgaattcttgacttgttcttggtccTTCTTGTTGATCTAGGACTTCTTATTATTTGAGTTGAATCCAAGTTCACCCTTTCCATTGGgatatttttgcacactcaagatattgttgagtgtggactttccttcatgactcttttccaagtctttcttcaaagaagtgacttgggccttgagctctttgatttcctctgcaTGGTTAGTATCAGCACAAGAACTAGAGGAACCataagcttcattgttagagcaacaaggcaaagaAATTAATTCATCACAAGAGGTACCAATGTTATGAGTAGATGAATTACTAGGACTAGCAAAAGGCAAGATAACATTTATAGTAGAAATAGTGCTtatgtccacatgaggctcactagatgttaccctcGCAGTACTAGCCTCATGAACTAACTTTAGCACATTATAGGAGATTATAAGATcaccatgagagcttgagagcttttcatgactttcttccaactcCCCATACTTtcgagatagcaactcaagttgagcccgtagctcaacattctccttcaatatggatgcttcacaagaaatagagttagtagcacaagcatcatcatgaaTATCAAGATAAAAAAGGcaccttggcaagctcttttaaatataaagctttaagttgagcatgagacctgGTGATTtcgagctcactcttaatgacccttgagccattttcgaggtgctcaaagtcctcaagaagTTTAGCATGTGAGACTTAAACCTtgtcatttttagttttgaaatcattagCCACCTCAAGGGCTCTATCACGGGATTCCTTCACttaagataattctagagcaaaaatgtcatcaagagattccttggtggtttattcaagttcaagagcttgatatAGATCTGCGATCTCCTTTGTGTAATcaagctcatgaccttccattttctcaatggtgtcatcatgctcctcgagatgataatccaactcctcaatgtatttcttgctctCAATAGCAATAGACAAAATTTCCATGAAGttagaacgagcaattttattcttatgaAGAGCTTGGTAAATAATTTCACCCTTAATCTTTA
The sequence above is a segment of the Triticum dicoccoides isolate Atlit2015 ecotype Zavitan chromosome 1A, WEW_v2.0, whole genome shotgun sequence genome. Coding sequences within it:
- the LOC119354945 gene encoding uncharacterized protein LOC119354945 is translated as MEFHYRAGDERCPSAGAAATSANSETAATHVPNVLVAGDGAGYHGENSPPPASDPDELRRRAAKERIRARILREEAEAMALEAEVRRELMEERARLLVGLAGVSEHGAAPSLKTASPYFHESVQAGSKVDVSAAVPGKRKNPDVHDASAVLAATGSKKPKSGLTCTVCNITATSEVALQEHLRGKSHVRKAGKHAQLHPEEDVFSLKVNRSAALQAKGQNPGIVAPLMAFAEKSCDNLGLNCTACGITASSQKNMQDHLKGKIHMRKTAMLAQPLPKKDGVCSKPNASAAVLPAKRKNFDVVPATSTLSAGPSSKNQKRDLTCTATSEKGTKDHLKGKAHMKMAASLAPGEAEEEAEVEGGYMPRKFHMLTDSGTLCEVVQLNGSILCEVCDVQTADIVTMMCHLQGTKHVSKQAKQKQCEAVEPPAAVAAGGDGPGSEMVPVGGNDVGRVDGGSLLCELCNVKVPSECAMQSHLSGRKHTNKAKVAAVGVGACGNGSASETVPMEANGVCRLDGGILLCKLCNVKAPSECVMQTHLSGRKHTNKQKATVEAGAGQGVKKAAAATMIGSPSKEATSIVVNGSDDSVKKPAAREMEVAVSSAGQGVKKAAATPVIGSPSKEAASIVVNGSDDSVKKPAAGEMEVALSSAGQGVKKSATAMIDSSSKEAASIVVNGSDDSMKKPAAGDMEVVVSSATPQVDVAAPVCTRVSSVAPMEVDEGAGAGHGAAKAEEQKKADAEEEGAVEIDGGPAVTGEEYYIKVEGKLFVTLRQADDSLSCSLCGVHGCDKRGMISHLYTRDHWRRARLAEEKKWAPEAALEAVNNGGDGVPVTDGAAQVDN